The DNA region CTGTTTCAAGTACGCCCCGCTCGGGACAACGACCGTTCGATCGAAAGTGGGGCCGCGGCCCTTAGATGGACCTGCCAGAATTTCAAGCTTGAGTTCTAGGTTCGAGTCTGCTGTGTCAGGTGCTGTATACCTGCTAGTGCCGTCTTGTTGGTTTGTAAGAGCCCCGGCACCGGAAGTTTTCTTCCATTGAAGCCCACCGATTTGACTGGCAGTTACATCAGCCGGCGTCGTGCTGAAACTCAAATCGACCTGTTCCATGATTCCATACTTCATGATGCTTCGACCCTGGAAATTGTCTACCGGAGTGAGCATTCCCTCCAGATCGTAGACTTTCAGGTTGGCGGTCACCGTGTTGTCGCAGGAGGCGGTCACTGTTTTGTCTCCGTTTGCATTGAGGGTGATCATCTGGCTGGGGCCGCTGCCCGAGGCGCCAGCCGTACCGCCCCAGGTCGGCTTGCCGCCAGGCCAACCGGCCGGTTCCGCGCGAATGGCCCGGAAGTCGACCTGAGTCCCCTTGTGCACAAACAGGGTCGAAGGCGCACTCGTCCATCCCGAGTCGGGATCCATGTATTCGACGCGGCTGACCGTGCAGGGTATAACCTGCACCTCGGCTTCCGGGCTGAAAAAGCCCGACGAACTGCTCCCCGGAACCGAGAGCGGCTTGGCGGTCTCCGTGCAGGAGCAGTTCATGCCGCCAGAGGGCAGGAACTCGCAGAGGGTGGGGGGCAACCATCCCGTCCCCAGGAAGGAGGCGCCAATATCGGCCTCACCCGCTGAGTGGAACTCGACGTCGGCGCGCAGGAAATCCTTGTCCACCGAGGCCACGTCGTCGTCCGAGCTGTTGTAGCCGGCGAAACCCGAGACGTCCTTCCAGTTGGAGTCATCGAAGGTTTCCACGGCGTAGATACGGGATTCAAGACCGGCATCCCCGATGTACAAGGCGGAAGTGCCGAAAGCGTTGGGGACGCCAGCCAGGCTTGTCAGCAAGAAAAGGTTCTCCGAAGAAGCGGGGCACACTGGACACCCCGCCGGCATCGAGACACCCAGCGCGCGGTTCTCCAACACGGCCTGACCGCTGACGCTGGACGGGTCCTCGCTGTGGACAAGCAGCTTGATCTGGCCCGCCTCGGCCGTCAGAGGCAGCACCCGGCCGAACTCGTCCGGGATCTGCTGGGCCTGCAGCAGGCCGACGTCGACCATCCTGAACTCGAAGGGCTCCAGCCACTTGACGCCCGCGTAGGTGTACGACTCCCCTTCGGAATGGATGAACAGGCAGAATACGACCCGTTCCGAAGTGCGGTTGGTCAGGTACACCTTTGTCGTCCAGCCGCCTTGCAGCAGCATGGGGTAGCTGTAGCCCAGGTTGAGGTCGGAAGGCCACACCGCCTTTGACTGGTGGACATTGCCAAAGTCTTCATCCACGCTCAAGAGCGAGGCGGTGACCGCTCCAGGCGGACCACCGTATTCCAGTTCCAAACCACCGTGGATCATCTCCCGACTGCCGAACTCCCGGCCCAGCGCGTCCCAGAAACTGTCCGCCAGACTCAGGACCGTGGCCTCGTGGGGACCGAGCAACAGGTCGTCGAACATCGGTACCTTCGAGCCCGCAGCCACCGGCAGCGGTTCGCTCACATGCGCATTCGCCCGGACGGTGACCGGGAAGGGCATCTCGTTGGAGAGGACCAGAAAAGGCGAGAAGTGTTTGCCCTGGCGAGACTTGCCGACGCGAAGAGCCGGAATGCTCAGCGCGCTCCAACCAGACATATCTGACTCTTCCAGCTCAGGGGGTGTTGCAACGAAGTCGAGCTGGCTGGAGAAGCCGCGCGATTCGTCCAAGACGAATCCGCGCACGATCAAGTCGCCATGACCGCCCGAATGTGCGATTCTGAGCGCGCCGAAGCGCTCTTTGCCATGAAGCCCCGCCGCTTTGCGCAAACCCAGCCTGCGGAGTTGACCAGGTTCAAGAGTCAACGAGCGCTCCGCAGTCTTGGACTCGCTGCGGACGCTAAGAGTAGCGTTCACAACCTCCGAGCTACGATTCAGCAAGAGGATGTGCGCGTCGGAGGGCGGAGTCGGCAGCCAGAAAGGCGCCCGCCGGTCCCGGCGAGCCCCGGAGTTTCCACCGACGAACAAGGAGCTGATCGCCGTTCCACGTCTCGCGTTAATCTGAACGATCTGGGCGGGCAGACGCCCCAAGAACTCCCGAGGACAGCTTAAGACAACATAGCCGGCTCCCCTGAAGTGCCGGGGAAGTAACGGATCCAGAGGAATCCGGGCGACGCCGTTGCCCTCTGCCGTATGCTCGCTTGAGGCGATTTGCTCACCACCGGCGTCGAAGACCTCCAACCTAAAGGGAATATCGGAGGCGATTGAGTTGTTGAGGGCAACCGTCGTCTCGTAGCCGGGCCCGAGCACGAGAAACGGACTGTGCATCTCGAAGCGCGAGCCTTCCTGGCCTTGTGCCGTTGGAAGCTGGAGAAAACCGAAGGCAATGGCTGCTGTGGCGAAGGCGGCGAGTATTGCGAGGCGGACCTTGGACGTACGCATGTTGACGTACTCCTTGTTTGGCTGTTGTTCGCAACTATAACTCTCATCGAGGGGGAACGAACCAACAGATTTGATCGTTTCTATTATGATGGACGAATAGACCTTAAAGGTTCATATATTCGAGATCAAGCCGTCCCCCCTCACTAATCCTTGAGGGAACGCGGCGAAGACAGGCCGATCTGGCAGCGGGGGTTCGTGGTATTCTGCCGCGGTCATGTACAAGCCTGTTCCCAAGATGCCGGACTTCCCCGAAATGGAGCGCCGGCTGCTCGATTTCTGGCGCCAGATCCAGGCCTTTGAAAAGCTGCGCGAAAAGAACCGGGGCAAGCCGCGCTGGAACTTCCTCGACGGACCCATTACCGCCAACAATCCCATGGGCGTGCACCACGCCTGGGGACGCTCCTACAAGGACATGTTCCAGCGCTACCACGCCATGAACGGCTACGACCAGCGCTACCAGAACGGCTTCGACTGCCAGGGTCTGTGGGTGGAGGTCGAGGTCGAGAAGGAACACGGCTTTCAAAACACCCAGGACATCCTCGACTACGGCATCGACAAGTTCGTGCGCGACTGCAAGGAACGGGTGCTCAAGTACGCCGCCAAGCAGACCGAGCAGTCCGTCCGCCTGGGCTACTGGACCGACTGGGACGATCCCGACACCCTGCGCAAGCTGCGCCAGGCGCTGCACGAGGGCAATCAGCAAGTCACCGTCACCCTGCCTTCGGGCAAGGAGGTCACCGCTCCCGCCGAGGAGATCGTGGCCAAGCTGGGATCGGCCGAGTACGGCGGCAGCTACTTCACTTTTTCCGACGAAAACAATTACACCATCTGGTCCTTCCTCAAGAAGTGCCACTCGGAAGGATTCATCTACCGCGGAGCCGACGGCATGCCCTGGTGCTGCCGCTGCGGCACCGGACTCTCCCAGATGGAGGTCACCGAAGGACGCAAGATCGTCAAGCACACCGCTGTCTTCGTGCGCTTCCCCCTGCGGGGACGCGACAAGGAAGCCCTGCTCGTGTGGACCACCACGCCCTGGACGCTGACCTCCAACGTGGCCGCCGCCGTCAATCCCGACATGACCTACCTCAGGGTGCGCCACGACGACTGGACCTATTACCTGGGCAAAGAGAACTTCAGCAACGAGCGCGTCCAGAACCTGGAAGTGGCCGGCAAGCGGGTCAGCGAGAAGATGCAGACGCTGGAGAGCATGCTCAAAGGCTCGGGCCAAATGAAGGTCCTGGGCGAGCTCAAGGGCCAGGAACTGATCGGACTGGAATTCGACGGCCCTTTCGACCACTACCAGGCCCAACAGCGCCCCGGCGGCCTCAATCCCTATGCCAGCGACGTGCAGGAGATCGACAAGACCGCCGTCGAGTCTCACCGCGTGATTCCCTGGAAGGAGGTCAGCGGGGCCGAAGGAACCGGCATCGTCCATATCGCCCCCGGCTGCGGGTCGGAGGACTACGGACTCGGACTGGAGCACGGCCTGCCCGCCATAGCCCCCCTGGATGCCTCGGGACACTACCTGGAGGGCTTCGGCGAACTCAGCGGACGCATGGTGCTGACCGTGGCCGACGACATCGTGCAAGACCTGCGCGAGCGCGGACTGCTGGTGTCGAAAGAAGCCTACCCCCACGTCTACCCCCACTGCTGGCGCTGCAAGCAGGAACTGGTCTTCCGCCTGGTGGACGAGTGGTACATCCGCATGGACTGGCGCGACCGCATTCAGAAGATCGTGGGCCAGATCCGCTGGATCCCCCCCGACGGGGAAGCCCGCGAACAGGACTGGCTCAAGAACATGGGCGACTGGATGATCTCCAAGAAACGCTTCTGGGGACTGGCCCTTCCCATCTGGACCTGCGACGACTGCGGCTGGTTCGATGTCATCGGCGGACGCCGCGAACTGAAAGACCGCGCGGTGGAAGGCTGGGAGAAGTTCGAGGGCCACACGCCCCACCGTCCCTGGATCGACGAGGTCAAGATCAAGTGCGAAGAGTGCGGCCAGGCAGCCTCGCGCATCAAGGACGTAGGCAACCCCTGGCTGGACGCCGGAATCGTCCCCTACTCCACCATGCGCTACAACACCGACCGCGAGTACTGGGAGAACTGGTTTCCCGCCGACTTCGTGGTGGAAAGCTTTCCCGGGCAGTTCCGCAACTGGTTCTACGCCATGCTGGCCATGAGCGCCATGATGACCGGGCGACGGCCCTTCAAAACGCTGCTGGGACACGCGCTGGTGCGCGACGCCCGCGGCGAGGAAATGCACAAAAGCGCCGGCAACGCCATCGCCTTCGACGAAGCCGCCGAGGTGCTGGGCGCCGAGGTGATGCGCTACATCTACGCCGAGCAGAATCCCGTCACCAACCTCAACTTCCCCGACCTGCACGCGCCCGGGTCGGGCAAGGGGACGCTGGACGCAGAAGTGCGCCGCCGCCTGCTCACCCTGTGGAACTGCTACAGCTTCTTCATTACCTACGCCTCGGTGGACGAGTGGCGTCCCGACCGCCTTGACGCCCCTCTCGACACGTCCGGCCTGGGCGAACTCGACCGCTGGATCCTGAGCCGCCTGCAAAACCTCATCCAGGACGCCCACGAGGCTTTCGCAGACTTTTCCGTCTACCGCTTCATGCGCAAAATGGAGCAGTTCGAGGACGAATTCTCCAACTGGTACCTGCGCCGTTCGCGCCGCCGCTTCTGGAAGCCGGAAAGCGACCAGGACAAGCAAGCCGCCTACACCACGCTCTTTACCGTGCTGGAAACGCTGACCCGCGTGCTGGCCCCCATCCTGCCCTTCCTGAGCGAGGAGATCTACCAGAACCTGGTGCGCTCGGTGGACGAAAAGGCCCCCGAGTCGGTGCATCTGCGCGACTATCCGCAAGCCGACCAGAGCCTGCTCGACGAAGAGCTGGAAAGGCGCATCGACTGCGTCATCCGCACCAAAGAACAGGCCCTCAAGCTGCGGGCTCAGGCCAAGGTCAAGATCCGCCAGCCGCTGGGGACGCTGATCGTGCGTCCGCGCGACAAGTTCGACGCCCAGGTGCTGACAGACGAGCATTTCGCCTCCCAGATCAAGGACGAGTGCAATCTCAAGGAGATCCAGGTCATCCCCGACGAGAAGGAACTGGTCTCGGCCTCGGTCAAGCCCAACTTCAAGACCCTGGGGCCCCGCTACGGACGCCACATGAAGGCCATCGCCTCATTCCTGGCCCAGGTCGATCCCGGCGAGCTGCAGTCGGCTTTCGAGCGCGGCGAGTCCTATACCTTCGAGGTTGACGACGGCTCTGAAATCGAGCTGGACAAGTCCGACGTGGAGATGCTCCTGGAGGGGCCGGCCCACCTGACCTTCCTCTCCGAGCAGGGCGCCTTCGCCGCCCTCGACACCACCGTCACCCCCGAACTCGAGCTGGAAGGCCTGGCCCGCGACGTCAACCGCGCCGCCCAGGACCAGCGCAAGGCTCTCGACCTCAACGTAGCCGACCGCATCCACGTCCGCTACCAGGCCGACGGCCGCGTCCAGAAAGCCATCCAAACCCACCTCGAGTGGCTCAAACAAGAACTCCTGGCCCTAACCATCGACCGCGACCCCCAACTCAAAGGCGGAATCGAAGCCAAAGCCGGCAACGAATCCCTGCGCCTAGTGGTGGAAAAAGCTTAGGCCCGGCCTGGTTTCCGATTGAGCACTAACGACCGGAGCCGCGACTTCTCTTCGTGGCATCCATGTAGGACCGGAGCACGGCGTTCATGAGAGATTGATAGCCTCGGCCCTGGGCACAATACCACTCCAGTACCTCGGCATCGACGCGTAGTGAAATCGGCTACTTCGTCTGGGGCATAACTAACTTTGCTTTCTTCCAAAAGCCCCGATCCAGTCATCAAGCCAGAGCGGCGGCGTCTCTTGAACTTTACGCAGCCCTTCGAGAAAATTAGAGATTCGAAATTCAGACCAGCAGGAATTCAAGACCCGGGACGGTGTATAGGGCTGTTCTTCCCCTCATTCTCTCCAGGCTCCGAGAACCCGCTAGCGAAGACGAGTTGGCTCAGGAGCTAAACGTTCAGAAGGGTCAACTGCGTGTGTGGCTGAAGCAGGCCGTCGACGAAAATGAGATCAAAAGGAAAACGCGTCCCGTACGTTATGTCCGATCGGGTAGAGGCCACTGACCAATATATAGGGTTGATCACTATATGGATTGGTGCTATAGTTCTGGGCCATGCAAGGTGGAACGGAGCGGTGGTTGCCGTTGACGGCGCTGACTTATGACGTGCTTTTGGCCCTGGCCGAGGACGCCTGTCACGGGTACGGCATTATCAAAGAAGTGGAGCGGCGCAGCGACGGCCGGACGCAGTTGGAGGCCGGGACCCTTTATGCCGCCATCAAACGCATGCGCGACGAGGGGCTGATCGAGACCGCCAGCGCGCCCGAAGAGGCCGATTCGCGACGCCGCTATTATTGCCTCACCGAGTTGGGACGCGAAGTGCTGAGGGCCGAAAGCCGCCGCCTGGAATCGCTGGTGTCGGCAGCCCGCAGCAAGAACGTGCTCCCCGAGGAGGCCCAGTGAGGGACCTGTCCGGAGGGAGGAAAGCGCTGCCGAGTCCGGCCCGCTGGATCGTCGGGCTGTTTCCGTCCGCCTTTCGCCGCGAATATTCCCGCGAAGTCGTGGAAACTCTGCGGCAGCGCGCCGGGGAAATGCAGGACGCCAGCCTCCCCCGCCGCGCGATGTTCTGGGTCCGCGAGTGCCGGGCGCTGCTCGCTCTAGCCTTGCAACTGCGCTTCAACCGCCCCCGCCAGGGACGTGTCCGCCCTCAGACGAGGTGGAACATGTTGAAGACTCTTCCTGCAGATTTGAAACGGACTCTGCGCGGTCTGGCCCGTCGGCCGTCCTTTTCCGCGGTAGCCGTTGTAACGCTGGCGCTGGGCATGGGGGCCAATACCGTTATCTTCAGCCTGGTCGATCAGATCGTGCTTCGCCCGCTTCCCTACCCCGACTCGGACCGACTCTCGCTGGTTTATTACTATGAGTTGGACGATCCCCAAAACACTACGGTCGCCACCCCGGCCGACCATGCGGACTGGCGCCAGATGGCGGGTTCCAGCACGCCCATGGCAGGCTATTACTTCAGCGGACGCGATCTCTACGCCGAGGGCGGCGAAGCGGAGAGCATCGATGTGGTCCTGGCGGTGGGAGACCTGCTGGGACTTCTGGGCGTTCCGCCGGCCCACGGGCGTGCCTGGCAGCCCGGCGAGGGGACGCAGCAAGCCATTGTGGGATCGAGCGACGAGCGCCCGGGCGTGGCAGTGCTTTCCGACGCGCTCAGCCGTCGGCTCTTCGGCGATCCGCGCAAGGCGGTGGGGAAGGAAGTGGGGCTGAGCGGACAACTTCATACGGTGATCGGAGTGATGCCTCCCGGTTTCTACTTCCCCACCCCCGAGATCGAAGCCTGGCTGCCCGTCCAACTGACACCGCAGTCCTGGGCCAACCGCACCGAGTACTTGCTGCGGACCCTGCTCCGCCTCCCCGACCGAGGAGGGTCCCGCCAGCGCTTGCAGGCGGAATTCGACGCCTTGGCCGCCCGCCTGCGCCAGGAGCACCCCCAGAGCAACAGCGATTTCGGCATTCGACTGGTTCCGCTGCAAGAACAGTTGGTGGGCGAAGTCAAGGACTCGCTGATGATGTTGTGGGCGGCGGTGGGGCTGGTGCTCCTGGTAGCCTGCGTCAACCTGGCCAACCTGATGCTGGTGCGCAACATGGGCCGGAGTCGCGAAATGGCGGTCCGCAAAGCTCTGGGAGCCGGACGGATGCAAACTCTCTGGCAGAGCCTGCTGGAAAGCCTGTTTGTGGCCCTCGGCGGCGGGGCGGCGGGCGCGGTCCTGGCGCTGCTGAGCCTGGACGCCGTCAAAAGCCTGGCCCCCAGCGGCTTGCCGCGGCTGGATCAGGTCGCGATCGATCCGCGCGTGTTGCTTTTCAGCTTCGCCCTCTCCTTGGCGGCGGGCGTCCTTTTCGGAATCATCCCTGCCCTGCGCATCGCCCGGCTGGATCCCGCGGGAGCGCTGCAGCAGGGCGGACGCGGCCTGGCGGGCGGACGCTCGGCCAGCCGCTTCCAGCGCGGACTGGTGGTGGCCGAGGTAGCGCTCTCCGTGGTGCTGCTGATCGCCGCCGGATTGAGTCTGCGAAGTTTCCTCGAGGTGATGCGGGAATCGCCCGGCTACGACTCCCAAGGCCTGCTGGCGGTGCGTGTCTACGCCCCCTCCTACCGTTATCCGGAGCGCTCCGACGTAGACGCTTTCTTCCGGCGATTGGTGGAAGGCGGGCAGGCCTTGCCGGGCGTGGAGTCGGTCAGCCACAGTTCCGTCCTGCCGCTGTCGGGAGGAGGCAACAGCGCCTGGCTGCGCATCAAGGAAAAGCCGATCGCAGAGAGCCAGACGCCGGATTTCGTCCGCTTCCGCATCGTAGGCCACGACCTGTTCCGCACCCTCCGGATGCCGCTCCTGCAAGGACGCGCCCTGCAGGAAAGCGATGGGCTCGACAGTCCCCCGGTGGTAGTGGTCAACCAAGCTCTCGTGGACCGCTATCTGTCCGACTTGGATCCCCTCAACGTCCACATCTCATTGGGACCGAGCGGAGGGATGCCATGGAGCCGCGTGGTGGGAGTCGTCGGCAACGTGCGCAACGAGGCCCTGGACCAGCCCCCGCGTCCGGCCGTATTTCGGCTGCGCCAACAGATCGAATGGCCTTGGCGCTGGAGCCAATTGATCGTACGCTCGGATCCCGCAACCGTTGACAGCACAATCTCCCAACTGCGCGACCTGCTGCGCCGCATCGATCCCCAGCTTCCCGTTGACCGCATCCGCCGGGTAGAACAGGACATTGCTCACTCGGAGGGACTGCGCCGCGCCATTATGCAACTGCTGACGGCTTTCGCGTTGCTGGCGCTGGTCCTCTCGGGCGTCGGACTTTTCGGCGTGGTCAGCTTCACGGTTGGACGGCGCATACCGGAGATCGGCATCCGCATGGCGCTGGGCGCGGCCCCTTCGCGCATCGGAGGCTGGGTTCT from Acidobacteriota bacterium includes:
- a CDS encoding class I tRNA ligase family protein, producing the protein MYKPVPKMPDFPEMERRLLDFWRQIQAFEKLREKNRGKPRWNFLDGPITANNPMGVHHAWGRSYKDMFQRYHAMNGYDQRYQNGFDCQGLWVEVEVEKEHGFQNTQDILDYGIDKFVRDCKERVLKYAAKQTEQSVRLGYWTDWDDPDTLRKLRQALHEGNQQVTVTLPSGKEVTAPAEEIVAKLGSAEYGGSYFTFSDENNYTIWSFLKKCHSEGFIYRGADGMPWCCRCGTGLSQMEVTEGRKIVKHTAVFVRFPLRGRDKEALLVWTTTPWTLTSNVAAAVNPDMTYLRVRHDDWTYYLGKENFSNERVQNLEVAGKRVSEKMQTLESMLKGSGQMKVLGELKGQELIGLEFDGPFDHYQAQQRPGGLNPYASDVQEIDKTAVESHRVIPWKEVSGAEGTGIVHIAPGCGSEDYGLGLEHGLPAIAPLDASGHYLEGFGELSGRMVLTVADDIVQDLRERGLLVSKEAYPHVYPHCWRCKQELVFRLVDEWYIRMDWRDRIQKIVGQIRWIPPDGEAREQDWLKNMGDWMISKKRFWGLALPIWTCDDCGWFDVIGGRRELKDRAVEGWEKFEGHTPHRPWIDEVKIKCEECGQAASRIKDVGNPWLDAGIVPYSTMRYNTDREYWENWFPADFVVESFPGQFRNWFYAMLAMSAMMTGRRPFKTLLGHALVRDARGEEMHKSAGNAIAFDEAAEVLGAEVMRYIYAEQNPVTNLNFPDLHAPGSGKGTLDAEVRRRLLTLWNCYSFFITYASVDEWRPDRLDAPLDTSGLGELDRWILSRLQNLIQDAHEAFADFSVYRFMRKMEQFEDEFSNWYLRRSRRRFWKPESDQDKQAAYTTLFTVLETLTRVLAPILPFLSEEIYQNLVRSVDEKAPESVHLRDYPQADQSLLDEELERRIDCVIRTKEQALKLRAQAKVKIRQPLGTLIVRPRDKFDAQVLTDEHFASQIKDECNLKEIQVIPDEKELVSASVKPNFKTLGPRYGRHMKAIASFLAQVDPGELQSAFERGESYTFEVDDGSEIELDKSDVEMLLEGPAHLTFLSEQGAFAALDTTVTPELELEGLARDVNRAAQDQRKALDLNVADRIHVRYQADGRVQKAIQTHLEWLKQELLALTIDRDPQLKGGIEAKAGNESLRLVVEKA
- a CDS encoding ABC transporter permease; this encodes MRDLSGGRKALPSPARWIVGLFPSAFRREYSREVVETLRQRAGEMQDASLPRRAMFWVRECRALLALALQLRFNRPRQGRVRPQTRWNMLKTLPADLKRTLRGLARRPSFSAVAVVTLALGMGANTVIFSLVDQIVLRPLPYPDSDRLSLVYYYELDDPQNTTVATPADHADWRQMAGSSTPMAGYYFSGRDLYAEGGEAESIDVVLAVGDLLGLLGVPPAHGRAWQPGEGTQQAIVGSSDERPGVAVLSDALSRRLFGDPRKAVGKEVGLSGQLHTVIGVMPPGFYFPTPEIEAWLPVQLTPQSWANRTEYLLRTLLRLPDRGGSRQRLQAEFDALAARLRQEHPQSNSDFGIRLVPLQEQLVGEVKDSLMMLWAAVGLVLLVACVNLANLMLVRNMGRSREMAVRKALGAGRMQTLWQSLLESLFVALGGGAAGAVLALLSLDAVKSLAPSGLPRLDQVAIDPRVLLFSFALSLAAGVLFGIIPALRIARLDPAGALQQGGRGLAGGRSASRFQRGLVVAEVALSVVLLIAAGLSLRSFLEVMRESPGYDSQGLLAVRVYAPSYRYPERSDVDAFFRRLVEGGQALPGVESVSHSSVLPLSGGGNSAWLRIKEKPIAESQTPDFVRFRIVGHDLFRTLRMPLLQGRALQESDGLDSPPVVVVNQALVDRYLSDLDPLNVHISLGPSGGMPWSRVVGVVGNVRNEALDQPPRPAVFRLRQQIEWPWRWSQLIVRSDPATVDSTISQLRDLLRRIDPQLPVDRIRRVEQDIAHSEGLRRAIMQLLTAFALLALVLSGVGLFGVVSFTVGRRIPEIGIRMALGAAPSRIGGWVLRNGLIPVLTGLVLGLAASFPVSNLLSNQLYGVQAGDPLTLSAVALGLLLVAALACWHPARRATRTDPVQALRAE
- a CDS encoding BrnA antitoxin family protein, with the translated sequence MSLRVDAEVLEWYCAQGRGYQSLMNAVLRSYMDATKRSRGSGR
- a CDS encoding PadR family transcriptional regulator gives rise to the protein MQGGTERWLPLTALTYDVLLALAEDACHGYGIIKEVERRSDGRTQLEAGTLYAAIKRMRDEGLIETASAPEEADSRRRYYCLTELGREVLRAESRRLESLVSAARSKNVLPEEAQ